AGACTAACGGAACTTTGCAGCAGTGGTAGATGTATCTGTTCATTTTACACAAATCAagagaatttaattttaataatatcTACTGAATTCATACTGATCAAAACAATTCCACGTTTCACAATACAGCGGTGAAGAAAGGATCTTATCCAGGCTAGTGGTCTCACGCATTTATGCAGAGCACAGGTCACACACAGCCTTCTTTGAAATTTAGTCCCTAGCCAAGATAaatcaggaaagatttttttttctaataggttttttcttaatcttttttcttagttattttctttctctttcattctcaTGATCATAAAATTTACACATTTTGTATTAATGTAACACATTAGCTTTGCATGTGTTAGCAGTATTGTATTGTTCTTTAAGTATTCATTGATATTGTACATGTAAAATTTTCCATACTGAGAGAGCCCATTTTCTTTGGAGCAGACTCCTTGAACTCCTGTGGTTCCCAGCCTAGGTATGGAAGTCAACTTTCTTGAtggtgtttgttgttgttgtcctcAGACTGGCTCTGGATATATCAGTTCCACTACTCCTACAAAGCTTTGCAGATCTTTGCTGTATTCATTGCTAAAAGGGCTGGAGTCCctgactttgtttcatcctctgCTTCATCTGActttaaaatactgaataatACTGGTTCTTTGGTATTGTATATTATTTACACCATAATTATGACTGAGCGTCAAACTGGCACTAAAATCCAGTGTACAAAGCGCTACACGAGACCCCAGAAGAAAGGACAATCTTTGTTCTGAACAAGGAACATATGAGAAAGTTAAAGAATATTGGCTATTCTCTGACTAGTAATTAAGTCAGAACATCAAAAAAGGTGGAAATGTTACCAATTTTACAGGATTGGATATTAAATGATACCCACCATCCTTCTATGACAGGAAAGATAAGAAAGCCCTATTtcctttttatcttattttttttttaagatggtcaCCATGTATCTGCATCCATCTACATCTTATTACACAACTCAGTTGAGAAGTTAGCCAATTCAGTAAGATGTTTGCTGATTCACGTGCGGAGGTCTCTAGAGCCCAACACAACGGTGTCGCTGCTACAGCCATCTAAGTTGATAGGAGCTCACAGAACAGACAAAATGAAACTTGTGGGCTCAAGGGTTTTCCAGCAACGTCGGAAGTTTCAGAGCTGTTGAAAATTATTGATTTTCTTGTGAAAAGGCATTACAGACAGGCTACATGACCCATTTATTCCATTTAGAGGAAAATCGTTGACCAGGGTGTACCACACCTTGGGGAACCCAAGGCAGTTTTGAATTCTGACTCTAGTCTTGCTATCACCCGAGATCCTCTTCTAGGAACAAACTAGGAGTAAGTGGCTAATATGCTGTCCTCGTACCTAGTATGCTGAGGTTTGGTGCACCTCATCTGGCAAGCCTGAGAGCATTTAGAGAGTTTAAGTACAGACCACAGTTCAAATGATCACTAAAATGCACATAGGGCCACAGGTCTCCGTTGTCTCCACTTTCCAAAAGTTTAAGCTCTCCTCCCCCTATTGGTCCTTTTTGTTACTGGACCCCATCAGCACTTCAGTGCTGGTGAACCTACTGGGGTGTGTGGATGGTCCTGTGATAAAATGCATTTCCCAGAGCTGTTATAGGCTGGATCCTTGCAGCTGGGTGTGAGTCCAGCTTGGCCTGGAGGCTGCATGCATGTTTGTTTGTGTAAATGGCCAGTGGGATCAAGGCTGGGTGAGTTTATTATCCAGCTCATCTCACCATTCTTCTTCGCGAAGCCAGCTCATGCGCCTGGCACAGGCATGTTAGTGGTGCCATAGAGGGTCATACAGCTCTGCCGCTGGTTCTGGCAACTCAAGGTCCTTTGGAGTGGTATTACCTGTAGTTTACATAATTTTCTCTGATCTGTTTAAGCCCTTCTGTGTTGCTCTTGGAACGTTAAAGGAGTAAAGAACTCTGTCCTGGGTGAACATTTCAAGAGCTTGCTTTTACTTCCAGCCAAAATGGTACCGCTGTAGGCTGAAGTATTGCTATGCTGGACCAAAAActgctttctccctcttcttGCATACACCACAGACAGTCCCAGGGGTCTTGACATTTGACTTACATCCTTCCTTGGCTTAACAACCTCACATTGTTGGTGTCACTTCAGCATTTCCAAGTTGGTGTGAAGTTCCTTGCATACCTGGAGTAGTACCTGAGAAACCCTCAGCATTCGACTGCCTCAGAAACAGGACAGAGACATTGACTGCGCAATCTCTGTTTGAGCAACTTTGTAGAAAAGTGACCATCCAACATTATGGTTTTGCGTTTACCACATCTGTGGTGGGTGTGCTTGGACCTCGCACATTATTTACCAGTGCTCATGGCTCTTGGTGGACTCATGAGGCAGCTTGATAGCCAGGTATGTCCCGGTCCTTGAACAGAGCCCTTGCTGGAGCCCTCCCTTTCACACTAAACAGCCAGCTGTTTCTACCAGGGCAAATCCTGCCCTGGCAAGAGACTAATTACAGACATTAAAATATGCAGCAAACCCCTTTGTTACTTGCTGCTGTACccccaaaagaaaacaattctgGAAGACTGGACAGTGAAGTTTTAAAGGCAGTGCTGTCCAACTTCCTTATAGATGACTGATTTTCTAATGCTTCTAAGGGTAAattagtgaagatttttttctctccagactgTTACCTTTCAGAAAAGTGCTGCCATAAGGTTTTgtggaaaaatcaaaaaaatttttCACACTTTTGGTGTGCTTCGTTACGAAACCAAACTAACCAGCTCAACTACTTTTCTTCACTTGACCATCACTTAAATGAAAGAAGAATTCTCACAAGAGAGGGAAGTTCTTTCTTGGAAACCTTGACCCTGCTGCCAGTAAATATGGAGATATCATTTAGAAAAACGTCACAGATGATTGTGGTCAAATTTGTTGAAAGTGGAGCAAGATGTATAAAACGCGCAGCAACAATACTGATCAGCCAGCACACGAGCAATAGGTTATCTACGTGAGCATCTCAGTGCAGAAGCTGCTTTGAGGGTTAACAAAATTAGGTTAACCTCCGTCATCTAACCAGTCTTGCTGTATCACATACGCTGCTGTGACTGTAGAGGCACGAAGATTTGGGAGTGAAGATGAAAGTAGATCCTATTTTCAGATCTGGGCGTTTTTTagttctgctttgtcttttcacTGTGGAAGGCAAAAAGTCACCTACAGGAAAGCATACCTGCCGAAAAGGACTCCTATCCCAAGTGACAGAGAACCTGTATATCAAGGCAActagtttaaaatcatctgttccTGTAAGTTGATCCCACTAGGtgaaaagtttgttttatttgtatatgCTTCTTTACCAGCTTGATTACTGAGCACCTGGAAACTTTAACAAGCTGAATAATCTCTACGGTCCTGAGAGACAGGGCACGCTGCTACTCCTTTtgtaaagacaggaaaaaagaagatgcATAGAGAAGTGGGATGAGTTCGCCATGTAGTTTGCCATGGAAGAAATTTATAGCTAGGCTGTGATTGTAACACGGATTTGCTGAGTCCTCATCCTACATCtgaagaagatgatgatgatgattgtCAAGTTTTGCACAAACCAGACTTAAAACTCTGCCTCCCTTCATCTGCTTAGGTTAATTAACACTTTATATTTTACAGAAGGATCTCATCAAGAACACAAGACTGCttgaaaagacaacaaaaatgctGTTTATGGTAAGATTTATACTACTGGTTTTCCATTTCCTTACTTTGATTTTCCTTTGGTCAGTAGAGATAGGAATGCATGATCAAAAGGAATGACAGCCGACACAAAAATCACTTGTGTTTAGTTGGGAAGGACATCGTATTTATGAGAGCCATACGTTTAATGAAGTCCTCCACTAAGAGGAAGAGTGTTATCTCTGTCCCATAGAAAGAGATGTTCCTCTGCAACACGAGGGCAGTTGAGTGTGGTACAGGGAGAAAGAGGTGGATTTGGAAAGCCTGGCTGGAGGCGCTTCTCTGTAGGCAGTTGCAATAGTGCTCCCCCAGGAGAGTTGGGGTGAGGGCGTTTGCTGTGTCAGGGAGGAGTGTGCTTGTGGCAGCACTTGCTCACATGAGGGACAGGGCCACAGCCAGCGTCCTGGCAGCTGAGGCACCTTCTGTTGAGGGTGTGTGATACTGTGGACAGCCCAgggatgctgcagagcagccaggacAGCCAAGGAGCTGCTTTGGGCTTTGACCTCTGCAGGTGCACTGGAAGAGAGGGGTCAGAGTTCCCCATTGTGATTCAACATGGCAGTGAGCCACTAAACTTGGGATGTCTGTTTGTAAGTGACTACAAGTGTGTGAGATATTTTAGCTTCCTTACCACAAAGATTAGTCAGTGGGGCCAAAGGAGTCAATTTGTCCTGAAGTAGAGACCTACTGGCCTTTGAACTCCCCTGGATCTCATTGATTACCTTGGAAGTGAAGGATCCTTGCTTGCCTGTGGGACCTACACATGGACACCTGTATTTTGGTGGTTTAATCTGCAGCTTCATTCCCTTCTTGGTGGGAATTTCACACCTGATACTTGGTTCCATTGCCTAAAAATAGGCATATAGCCATTTGAAATACCTTTGGCTATCGAAGAGATCACACAGGCCAGGCTGATACAGCACAGGGGGTACAGGATGACTGGTgtcttctggagcagcagctgaggatggGTAGGATACCCTACAGCATCTCAAAAAGTATGGGAGACTGACGTGGAGGAATGGATCAATGACACCCACAATGACTCCTAAAATTTGGCCAAGATGGTCTGACTTAACTCCGCAGTTTATCTCGCTTTTATTCTTTGTGTGTTAAATAGATTTGTTAGTGTTACTTCTGTTCATGGTTGGTCTTATGAATGTTCCTTTGGCTGGcagcacagcatcctcctgccttTCCTTCAGAAATGACAGGGGTACATTGAGCTGTTTAAAAGGAAGCAATCCAATGTGATACCAAAAtctgtgaaaatgtttttattgattACACAGTTTCTAAACACATATTTTTATGAGGCTGAAGTTATAGGCTGAAGTTGACATGTGAGGTTGTCATTTGGCAACTCTTTACCTGCTTTGTTTTCAGACAAACTGCAGTGTTCGAGATCAGCTCCTCTCCTTCtatgtgaaaaatgttttcagtcatCCTGGAGTAGGAAGTGACAAGCTGTACATTATTAGTGCCTTCCAGGTCCTGCAAGCGAACATGAACGCCTGTGTGAGTACATTCCTGAGAGCCAAACTAACTCTGTCTGGCTGGAAGGCTAGGGGAGGGCTCCGTCTCAGTTTTTCAGCAGACAGAGAGGGTGATTCAGAGTCATGGTGTGCCCCACATCTCAGAGGACCCAGCTTCCCAAGGGCTTCCTTGCTGGGGCCAGGGAAGTTGAACACCGCTCATTTCCTCCCAGAGTGAGCTTGCAGGGAGCGGGCAAGGTGGTAGAGATGCCATGGAGATAAGCCACTTCCCTGCTGATGATGTCACTTTGTGCTGCTCTCTCAGCACCAAAGCTGCAAAGAGACAGGGTAATTACAAGGAGAAATGTGTCTTCTCAGGTTTCCACAGTGTAACACCAGTTATGCTTTCCTTCTTCAACAGCGTACTCACTGGAGGTGTGTAATCTTTACTCACATGTCATCTCTGCTCCTTCATACTGAGTTTTGAAAGAGCTGGTGGTGTCTCACGAGTAAGCAGGGACTGCAAATATGCAGCACATTGAAGCAGTTTCCATGTGTCAGCTATGCCCACAGCCAGAGCTGTCAGGGAGTGGTGCTGCCCACAGGCAAAATGTCCCTGGAGTGGATCTGGGTGTCCCAGGGAAGAGGCCCTTTTGCAAACAGCATGTAATCATCCCACCCTGTAAACAACAACAGGACAGCAGTTAAAGCTGACTTTTGCCCATGCTAATGTGCATACTACCATACTAGGATGCCAAGAGGACACTGTCACTTGTGGGTCATTTCTCATCTAATTTGTAAGGGCAGATGAATAACAACAGGGTGTGCCTTAAAACTTTAAgtcctgtggctattttttttccctaaacctGCAGTCCTCACAAGTCACTGTGTCCCAAAAAGTGAAATGTGACTTAGGGTGAAATATAGCCATGGATATCCAGGCAAATGTctatagtaattttaaaaagtgaggGAAGAATGAGAAGTCAATGAAATGTTGATGAATTAAACCTTGTCTAATCTGAATTGTACGGTAGCATGAAACGAGAGGAGATTGCTTCTACATGCACACAAATATTTGCAATGCAAAAATAAGCAGCTTCAGAGATCTCTGCAGAATTATAGCTCAGAACACAACTGGAATATTTGTATAATGTAAAAAATTCAAATCTCAGTGGGAGAAAACTCTATCAGCTTTCAGGTTCTGCATTTGAAACCATGCTAAACAGTTACAATTTACAGTCATTATTCACAGCATTCAACACACTGCTGTGGTTATCTGTGTGTGTCAAAATTCCAGATTTTGTGTGCTGTAATATATTTTACAGAGATTACATTTTCGTCTGGAAAAGCAATTACACCCTATACAAGTACTGGTATGTACTGTGGAGTTCAGACAGTCAACTGTGACTAAATTCAGAATATCAGTTATTCTGAAATGCATCCAGTGACTGGAGCTTACTATATAACTTAGTACTACATTTGCTTCTGTGTTCTATGGAGCCAAAATGCTGCAGATTTGTCAAAGCTCGTACATTGTTTTTCACAATTAGTGGCAGTGTTTTATGCAACACAAGTCTAAACATAACAATTCACATTTCTGGATCTTAAAAAATACTGGTAGGAGAAAAAAGACTTCCTCTGGTAGTGGAAAAACAATAGCTCTTTGAAAAATGATGGCTTGTCGTGATTTCTAGGAGACATCTCATTTCTGGAAACTAACATTTTAGAAAGTATTCATATTAATTCAAAGCCAACAATACAATACCCTATGAAAGAATAATGGAAACTGTGAACAGAATGAAAGTAATAGATCCTTTGCTAATACCAAGTTTGGGATTTCTCCATCACAGTATTCCTCGATAAATTAGAAAACTCATTCACCCATCTACATAAGCTCTTCAATTTCCATTATCTATGTTTATCAGAAGGGGTTTCCACCATGACAACATACTTATGTAATGAATTTGTTATCTTTCAAGGACAGAATTCTTTGTACAACTGAGGGAAATAGTGATACCTTTATAAACACACCCACTCTATATTCTTTCGTAAACTCAGGCTCTAATTCAGCCAGCTTGGGGTATGCACGCTATTTAAAAAATCgtaaaaatatttattgccaAACCACTTCCAAAGACTTTGTACTATATTATTTTTATGATTATCACTCTGCTAGTTCTTGGTTTTGTCCAAAGAAAGACAAATTAATATTTTCCAATAATTTAGGAGCCAGAGTCCTGTTTTTCAAAAAGGCATAGGTATTAAAGTCTCTGTATCCCTTTTCTGCAGTGAAATCCGGCTCTTTCATTTAGAGTACAACTGCATGGTAAAGGGAACAAATATTTCTCCTTGGATACTTGGAGCATCCACCTGAAGTGCCACTTGTCTCAGCAAAAGCTTGTTTACTTGCTCATGTGTCCTATTGAATTGGCAACATTGCCGAGAACAGGATGAAATTGCTTCTGAGGATGGACTTCTGTTCCCACAGAAGTAGCAGATGATGGAAGCTTCTCTTTGCATTTGAGTGGAGTGCAGAAAGGCACTATATTCACTGCAGGATTTTTAATCATTGCTTTGTTGTTGCAGGCAGAGCTTGTAGACCTCTAACAGAGCTTACAGCATCGCTCACAATGAGTGAGCTTACTTGCTTGCTCATTTGTttacttg
The sequence above is drawn from the Opisthocomus hoazin isolate bOpiHoa1 chromosome 8, bOpiHoa1.hap1, whole genome shotgun sequence genome and encodes:
- the IL26 gene encoding interleukin-26, encoding MKVDPIFRSGRFLVLLCLFTVEGKKSPTGKHTCRKGLLSQVTENLYIKATSLKSSVPKDLIKNTRLLEKTTKMLFMTNCSVRDQLLSFYVKNVFSHPGVGSDKLYIISAFQVLQANMNACLPCAPSTRLTSAVKKLKKTFLKLGEKGIYKAIHELDILLPWIQAYIQTII